AGCCGGAAACGCTCTCGAATCTCTCTGATCGCCGACTCTTCGTTGCCTTTCGCGGCACGGAGTTGCTTGGTTTCCTGAATATCTCGCCGGTACCCGAGCGCAATGGCTGGCTCGTCGAGCAGTTCGTCCGTTCGCCAAACGCTCCGAACGGGACGGTCGAGTTGATGCTGCACACCGCAGCCGAACAACTCGCCGAGGATGGGTTCGACTACTTGACACTCGGACTTTCGCCGCTCATTCCCTTTGGTGGATATCTGCCGGAGGCTCCGCCCGCTTTCATTCGTTTCTTACTTCGCTGGGCTCGCGCTCACGGCAAGCGATTCTATGATTTCGAGGGCCTGGAATTCTTCAAGGCAAAGTTCGAGCCCGAGAGCTGGGAGCCGATCTATGCGATCGCGAACGAGCCGAGATTCTCCGTACGCACGCTGTACTCGATCGCATGTGCCTTCACGCGCGGCAGACCAATCCGGACGGTGTTCGAGGGATTCCTGCGAGCAGCGAGGCAGGAGCTTTCGTGGTTGCGCCGCAAGGCGAAGTCCGTTAATCGCGTCCCCACATGACGTTGTCGATGACACCGTTCGTCACGTCCATCTTCTTTCCGCCGGTCTGCATATGAGTTGTAACGTAGAACGTCCCGGAAACGCGGCGGGTCACAGTATCGAATGCAGTAATCGTGACGGAGCCAGGTCCGCCACTCATGGTCGAGTAAAAATCAAGACCTGCGCTGTACTCAAAGTAGGCTGTGCCTGGCCGAGGAGGCCAGGCGACTGGGAACGTGCCGACTCGCGGGGAGGTGATCCAAATTCTAAGAACTTGCCGCGACGAATCATTTTGAACGCTCTCAAGCTGGAGTCGATCGACAGGAGGGATGTACTCTGATATGAAAAAGTTTTTGGGACCATCCTGCTGAATGGTTAGAGGACCGGCGTTCGCGGTATATAGTCCCTGACCAAACAATCCGACGTTAAAACAGACATTGGTGAATGACCCCTTGACCGTATCGAACACGCTAAGACCGCCCGCATCCTGGAGCACCATCGAATACGTGCCAGAAATTGTATTATGCACCGTATCGAATGAAGTTATCGTAAACGAGCCGCCCGGCAGCGAAAAAAATTCTTTAGAGTCCTTCATAAGTTGAGCGTATGCACCATTATCGTCGCCATACGTCGTCAGCGTATAGGTCGATGGCATGAGGTTGTTCAACCGGACCCAAAAGGCCAAGTGGACATCTCCGGTGAGGTTATACTGCGTGCGCGAATAATCGAGGCCGAGTTGCATCCGGTCTCCGGGACTGCCATTGAAGAGGAAATGGGAAAAGGTGGCTGTAGCGGTACAAAACATCGGGACCGTACCCCGATCGAAGGCTTCGCCATTGACCGTGATATTAAATGCGCCGAGCCCACCTGACAGTGGCGATACGGTGTCCACGATCGTGATAATGCTCGTGGCAGAATCCCGCCTGCTGCCGGTTGAATCGATATAGACCGCGCGCAGCGTATGCTTCCCCACTGTGGTGAACGTATAGGAGACGGAATCGGTGTTGGTGCGGACAACTTGCGCCAAATCGAAGCTCCATGCAATCGAATAGCGCTTCGGCAGCGATGGACTTGACGAGAGGGTAAAGTGTGCGAGCGTGCGGATTGTCGCCGTTGATGAATCGGGCAAGATCTTGAGAGCGCGTCGCGTAGTATCGGCCTTCGATGCACCACCAGACCCTCCCGGTGCGGATGGGTTGGATGAACAGGCCATCATGCCTCCCAAGGACATGACCAAGAGGATGCGTAAT
This genomic window from Bacteroidota bacterium contains:
- a CDS encoding DUF2156 domain-containing protein, producing the protein MITDSGESHKPRVRELILRFGWNSTCYQLLNPGFEYWFSERHVAVVGYVQFSGTRIVGGAPVCADDVINDVVQEFEADARSHGLRVCYFASEARLEREIASKPGYSVLLLGAQPVWRPAELAREMEEKRSLRTQLHRAWNKGVIVERWNADKATDHPGLHALLHDWLETRGLPSLHFLVEPETLSNLSDRRLFVAFRGTELLGFLNISPVPERNGWLVEQFVRSPNAPNGTVELMLHTAAEQLAEDGFDYLTLGLSPLIPFGGYLPEAPPAFIRFLLRWARAHGKRFYDFEGLEFFKAKFEPESWEPIYAIANEPRFSVRTLYSIACAFTRGRPIRTVFEGFLRAARQELSWLRRKAKSVNRVPT
- a CDS encoding DUF6252 family protein, with amino-acid sequence MLFRLNPLRILLVMSLGGMMACSSNPSAPGGSGGASKADTTRRALKILPDSSTATIRTLAHFTLSSSPSLPKRYSIAWSFDLAQVVRTNTDSVSYTFTTVGKHTLRAVYIDSTGSRRDSATSIITIVDTVSPLSGGLGAFNITVNGEAFDRGTVPMFCTATATFSHFLFNGSPGDRMQLGLDYSRTQYNLTGDVHLAFWVRLNNLMPSTYTLTTYGDDNGAYAQLMKDSKEFFSLPGGSFTITSFDTVHNTISGTYSMVLQDAGGLSVFDTVKGSFTNVCFNVGLFGQGLYTANAGPLTIQQDGPKNFFISEYIPPVDRLQLESVQNDSSRQVLRIWITSPRVGTFPVAWPPRPGTAYFEYSAGLDFYSTMSGGPGSVTITAFDTVTRRVSGTFYVTTHMQTGGKKMDVTNGVIDNVMWGRD